The genomic window TGCGGCTGCGGGCGCTGGCCGAGGGCGTGCGGCCGGTGCGGCTGGACTGCGGCGGGGTCACCGGCGGGCGGATGCTGGTCGTCGGCGAGTGCTACCGCGACGCGGAGGGCGGCCGGTGGCGGCTGCGCGCGGTCACCCTGACCGCCCCGCTGCTCCCGTCGGCGCCGCGGCACGCGCCGCCCGCACCCGTCGGGCTGCCCACCGCCGGCACGTGCGTCGGGCCCGGGCTGCTGCGGATCGGCTTCCGCGCGGAGGGTGGGTCGGGCGAGGACGTCGACCTGTGCGCGCTGTTCGAACTCGCGGACGGCCGCAAGGGGGTCGTCCAGCCGCTCGGCGGCGCCGCCGGGGCGCTGCGGCTGCCGCCGTACGTCCGGCTCGACGACGACAGCCTGACCGTCAACCTCGACCAGGCGGAGCGGTTCCGGCGCGTCCTGGTCTTCCTCACGCTGCGCGGCGCGGGGCGCAGCTTCGCGGACGTGCGCGGCACGGTCACGGTGCGGCCCGACCACGGGCCGCCGCAGGACTTCGCCCTGGACCCCGGAGGGCCCGACTCGACGGCCTGCGTACTGCTGCTTCTCACCGGGGAGGAGGACGCCCTGCGCGTCCGGCGCGAGGCGCGGCACCTCGCGGTGCGGCGGGGGGTCAGCCCGCAGCGGATCGTGGACTACGCCTACGGCTGGGGTCTGGTCTGGACCCCGGCCGATGTCTAGGTCGCGAGGAGCCCGCACGTCCTGCGTCCGCTGCCCCGGCGGGGTGCCACTTGGGAGGGGCGGCCCAGGGGTCAGGTCAGGTCGGGGCGGGAGTAGGTGCGGCCCTTCCAGGCCGCACCGCGGCCGCGGTAGTGCTGGACGGCGGAGTCGACCGTCATCAAAAGGTAGAGCGCCGCGGTGTAGGGGAGCGTGGGGGCGAGCCACCACCGCTGGCCGTAGTAGCGCAGCATCGGCAGATACGTCGCCGTCATGACCGCCCACGCGGCGACGCCCAGGCCGCACACGGCCCAGGCCCCGTCGGCGGCGCCGCCGACGGCTGCGACCGGCGGGACGAGGTAGATCAGCGCCAGGCCGGCCACCGTGCCGGCCAGCAGTGCCGGGCTGTGGCGGAGTTGGGCGTAGGCGCTGCGCGAGACCATCCGCCACAGCTCGCCGAGGTGCGGGTAGGGCCGGATGCTGTCCACCTGGTCGGCGAGGCCGAGCCAGATCCGGCCGCCCGAGCGCCGTACCGCACCGGCGAGGGCCACGTCGTCGATGACGGACTGCCGGATGCTGTCGGGGACGCCCGCCGCGTCCACGGCCGTGGCGCGGATCAGGACGCAGCCGCCGGCCGCCGCCGCGGTCCTGGACCGCGGGCGGTTGATCCAGCGGAAGGGGTAGAGCTGCGCGAAGAAGTAGACGAACGCCGGGACGATCAGCCGCTCCCACCCGGTCTCGACCCGCAGCCTGGCCATCTGCGACACCATGTCGAGGTCCGCGCCGACCGCCGCCGCGACCAGCGCGCGCAGGCTCTCCGGCCGGTGTGCGATGTCCGCGTCGGTGAGCAGCAGGAACTCCGCCCCGGTGCGCTCGCGTGCGAGCGCGACACCGTGGCGTACGGCCCACAGCTTGCCCGTCCAGCCCGCCGGCGGCTCGCCGGGGGAGGAGACCGTCAGCGGCAGCCCGCCGTGCCCCGCCGCCAGTCCGCGGGCCGTCTCCCCGGTGCCGTCGGTGCTGCCGTCGTCGACCAGGAAGACCTCGGCCCGGCCGGGATACCGCTGCGCGAGCAGCGACGGCAGGCTCAGCCCGAGCACCGCGGCCTCGTCCCGCGCGGGCACCACGACGGCCACCGCCGGCCAGGCGGCCGGCTCGGCGGTGTGCCGCGGCAGCCGTACGTCCGTGCGCCAGAAGAAGCCCTGTCCCAGCAGCAGCCACACCCACACCAGCAGGGACAGCCCTGCGATCACTGTCATCACCGTCACTCGCCGCAGTCTGCCGCACGCCGGGTGCCGGGCGGTGGTGCGGTCGCCGCGCCGCATAGGGTGAGGGGGTGAAGATCGCACTCGTGGACTCCGGTATCGGACTGCTGGCCGC from Streptomyces sp. NBC_01198 includes these protein-coding regions:
- a CDS encoding Tellurium resistance, with product MCALLLAGRAPRGAGDLVDAEVPRHESGAVTHRRESAGDGGVLDTLVLDLASLERAVTAVLVVIRAEGGPLGRIPALRLRALAEGVRPVRLDCGGVTGGRMLVVGECYRDAEGGRWRLRAVTLTAPLLPSAPRHAPPAPVGLPTAGTCVGPGLLRIGFRAEGGSGEDVDLCALFELADGRKGVVQPLGGAAGALRLPPYVRLDDDSLTVNLDQAERFRRVLVFLTLRGAGRSFADVRGTVTVRPDHGPPQDFALDPGGPDSTACVLLLLTGEEDALRVRREARHLAVRRGVSPQRIVDYAYGWGLVWTPADV
- a CDS encoding glycosyltransferase is translated as MTVIAGLSLLVWVWLLLGQGFFWRTDVRLPRHTAEPAAWPAVAVVVPARDEAAVLGLSLPSLLAQRYPGRAEVFLVDDGSTDGTGETARGLAAGHGGLPLTVSSPGEPPAGWTGKLWAVRHGVALARERTGAEFLLLTDADIAHRPESLRALVAAAVGADLDMVSQMARLRVETGWERLIVPAFVYFFAQLYPFRWINRPRSRTAAAAGGCVLIRATAVDAAGVPDSIRQSVIDDVALAGAVRRSGGRIWLGLADQVDSIRPYPHLGELWRMVSRSAYAQLRHSPALLAGTVAGLALIYLVPPVAAVGGAADGAWAVCGLGVAAWAVMTATYLPMLRYYGQRWWLAPTLPYTAALYLLMTVDSAVQHYRGRGAAWKGRTYSRPDLT